In Vigna unguiculata cultivar IT97K-499-35 chromosome 3, ASM411807v1, whole genome shotgun sequence, a single genomic region encodes these proteins:
- the LOC114175794 gene encoding FCS-Like Zinc finger 2-like → MCSSRSTTPSRPSYLEQDHGLASLTDMDACHRANNFVSRSMTMGYATSYTRTGSRNTLPVFSPRSKTFHDTRFEDQHSHFLAACFLCKKPLGDNRDIFMYRGDTPFCSQECRQEQIDIDEAKEKNLNLSSSMKALRNKEQRKSTTSPNKAQGYSFRTGAVAAA, encoded by the exons ATGTGCTCCTCAAGGTCTACCACTCCATCAAGACCTTCTTACCTGGAACAAGACCACGGCTTGGCTTCCTTAACCGACATGGATGCTTGCCATCGAGCCAACAATTTCGTATCTAGGTCCATGACCATGGGTTACGCCACCTCCTACACCAGAACCGGATCAAGGAACACCCTTCCCGTTTTCTCACCGAGATCTAAGACATTCCACGACACCAGATTCGAGGATCAACACTCTCACTTCCTCGCCGCTTGTTTCCTCTGTAAAAAACCACTCGGAGACAACCGAGACATCTTCATGTATAG AGGGGACACCCCGTTTTGTAGCCAGGAGTGCAGGCAAGAACAAATAGATATAGACGAAGCCAAAGAGAAGAACTTGAACCTTTCTTCATCGATGAAGGCTTTGAGAAATAAGGAACAAAGAAAATCGACGACGTCGCCAAACAAGGCGCAAGGCTACTCGTTCCGTACGGGGGCAGTTGCGGCGGCTTAG